The following proteins come from a genomic window of Pyxidicoccus sp. MSG2:
- a CDS encoding cytochrome c oxidase assembly factor Coa1 family protein, with amino-acid sequence MDTVPEGSLVPQRGWWSRNWKWMVPVGCLGIVASCGCLGAVLAYAGFSSLSKMGAYTEAVAMATGDAEVQRALGAPIDPGLPRQSSVSSNNGRTEARFTIPLDGPKADGTLQVDAEQSEGGAEWHYRKLAVEVEDGTVIDLRDDAPSAEPGEDEPGDEPGDGPGEEPGDEPGEDGMPPPTPKPPVPPEPPFGAEPPGRDSDAPNEHGKQKGDSDIEL; translated from the coding sequence ATGGACACGGTGCCCGAGGGTTCCCTGGTGCCCCAGCGGGGCTGGTGGAGTCGCAACTGGAAGTGGATGGTCCCCGTGGGGTGCCTGGGCATCGTGGCCTCGTGTGGCTGCCTGGGCGCCGTCCTCGCCTATGCGGGCTTCTCGTCGCTGTCGAAGATGGGGGCGTACACGGAGGCGGTGGCGATGGCCACCGGCGATGCGGAGGTGCAGCGCGCGCTCGGCGCGCCCATCGACCCCGGGCTGCCGAGGCAGTCCTCCGTAAGCTCGAACAACGGCCGCACCGAGGCCCGCTTCACCATTCCCCTCGACGGCCCCAAGGCGGACGGCACGCTGCAGGTGGACGCGGAGCAGTCCGAGGGCGGCGCGGAGTGGCACTACCGCAAGCTCGCCGTGGAGGTGGAGGACGGCACCGTCATCGACCTGCGGGACGACGCGCCCTCCGCGGAGCCCGGTGAAGACGAGCCTGGAGATGAGCCCGGTGACGGGCCCGGAGAAGAACCCGGTGACGAGCCCGGGGAGGACGGGATGCCGCCCCCCACGCCGAAGCCGCCCGTCCCTCCGGAGCCGCCCTTCGGCGCCGAGCCGCCCGGTCGGGACTCGGACGCGCCCAACGAGCACGGGAAGCAGAAGGGCGACAGCGACATCGAGCTGTAG
- a CDS encoding DMT family transporter, translating to MITSTPDTLDAPRPERTQRLQADGPLALVTLLWGVTFVVVKDALGHGDPFTFLTLRFLVGAGVLSVLAGRQVLRPVNLRRGAVLGAFLFVGFTLQTVGLTLTTPSRSAFITGMSVVFVPLLSLVLFKQVPKVTSLLGVVLAAVGLYFLTRPDTGSTGGEGGGLALGDVMTLGCAVAYAFHITLTERYAPKEGVMGLVAVQLWGVALLSALCLPFVTRRVEWNPSFVAAVLVCGVLASALAICVQTWGQARTSAVRAAVLYSMEPVYAAACSVALGYEVLGAREWAGGGLILLGVLVSDVGAAAWGWWRSRAV from the coding sequence GTGATCACCTCGACTCCCGACACCCTCGACGCCCCCCGCCCGGAGCGCACGCAGCGGCTCCAGGCGGATGGGCCCCTGGCCCTCGTCACCCTCCTCTGGGGCGTCACCTTCGTGGTGGTGAAGGACGCACTGGGGCATGGGGACCCGTTCACCTTCCTCACGCTGCGCTTCCTCGTGGGCGCGGGCGTGCTGAGCGTATTGGCGGGGCGGCAGGTGCTGCGCCCCGTCAACCTGCGGCGGGGCGCGGTGCTGGGCGCCTTCCTCTTCGTGGGCTTCACGCTGCAGACGGTGGGGCTCACGCTCACCACGCCGTCGCGCTCGGCCTTCATCACCGGGATGAGCGTGGTGTTCGTCCCGCTGCTGTCGCTGGTGCTCTTCAAGCAGGTGCCGAAAGTCACGTCGCTGCTGGGGGTGGTGCTGGCCGCGGTGGGGCTCTACTTCCTCACGCGGCCGGACACCGGAAGCACCGGCGGGGAGGGCGGCGGGCTGGCGCTGGGCGACGTGATGACGCTGGGCTGCGCCGTGGCGTACGCGTTCCACATCACCCTCACGGAGCGGTACGCGCCGAAGGAGGGGGTGATGGGGCTGGTCGCGGTGCAACTCTGGGGCGTGGCGCTGCTGTCCGCGCTGTGCCTGCCCTTCGTGACGCGGCGGGTGGAGTGGAATCCATCCTTCGTGGCGGCGGTGCTGGTGTGCGGCGTGCTGGCCAGCGCCCTGGCCATCTGCGTGCAGACGTGGGGACAGGCGCGCACCTCGGCGGTGCGGGCGGCGGTCCTCTACTCCATGGAGCCGGTGTACGCCGCGGCCTGCTCGGTGGCGCTGGGCTACGAGGTGCTCGGCGCGCGCGAGTGGGCCGGGGGCGGGCTCATCCTCCTGGGCGTGCTGGTGTCCGACGTGGGCGCGGCGGCGTGGGGCTGGTGGCGCTCGCGCGCGGTGTAG
- a CDS encoding GNAT family N-acetyltransferase — protein sequence MSSRKTPSTEVLLGVLEALPPGQRLWVHGVGGSLHPLLRAGDAVRVLRCGPGALARGDVALLRQGRKLVAHVVVSTRPWRTAPLLGGADTPAGVTLGRVVAVKRGEWVVPLPRPFRPALWMTQRTLAAVWARPGGRVVYRRVRDFFFSGWSRPFRRRLVGPLEVRLLRAGDLDALLAFAGERLVVSTSFLRRQLRERWGLDAPARRGAAAGAFDAEGRMRGFAWVDAYRQEALPLDGVWVRSLVVAPQVRRMGVATRLLGCLLDEARRQGEVRVQADVDDDNTASLQTFARLGFRPAPAELTRQANEAWDAAGRAKALVVLERELAQ from the coding sequence ATGTCGTCTCGGAAAACCCCTTCCACCGAAGTCCTGCTGGGTGTGCTGGAGGCGCTGCCTCCCGGGCAGCGGCTGTGGGTGCACGGCGTGGGCGGCAGCCTCCACCCCCTGCTGCGCGCCGGGGACGCGGTGCGCGTGCTGCGCTGCGGGCCCGGCGCCCTGGCGCGGGGGGATGTGGCGCTCCTGAGGCAGGGCCGCAAGCTGGTGGCGCACGTGGTGGTGTCCACTCGCCCATGGCGGACGGCCCCGCTGCTGGGGGGCGCGGACACGCCGGCCGGGGTGACGCTGGGACGGGTGGTGGCGGTGAAGCGCGGGGAATGGGTGGTACCGCTGCCCCGGCCCTTCCGGCCGGCGTTGTGGATGACGCAGCGGACGCTGGCGGCGGTGTGGGCGAGGCCTGGAGGCCGGGTAGTCTACCGGCGCGTGCGGGACTTCTTCTTCTCCGGCTGGTCGAGACCCTTCCGGCGCCGGTTGGTGGGGCCGCTGGAGGTGCGGCTGCTGCGGGCCGGAGACCTGGACGCGCTGCTCGCCTTCGCGGGTGAGCGGCTGGTGGTGTCCACCAGCTTCCTGCGCCGCCAGCTCCGCGAGCGGTGGGGGCTGGACGCGCCCGCCCGGCGTGGGGCCGCCGCCGGGGCCTTCGACGCGGAGGGGCGCATGCGCGGCTTCGCCTGGGTGGACGCGTACCGCCAGGAGGCGCTGCCGCTGGACGGTGTCTGGGTGCGCTCCCTCGTGGTGGCGCCCCAGGTCCGGCGCATGGGCGTGGCCACCCGGCTGCTGGGCTGCCTGCTGGACGAGGCGCGGCGCCAGGGCGAGGTCCGCGTCCAGGCGGACGTGGACGATGACAACACCGCCTCGCTGCAGACCTTCGCGAGGCTGGGCTTCCGGCCCGCGCCCGCGGAGCTGACCCGGCAGGCGAACGAGGCGTGGGACGCGGCGGGTCGGGCCAAGGCCCTGGTGGTCCTGGAGCGGGAACTGGCGCAGTGA
- a CDS encoding electron transfer flavoprotein subunit beta/FixA family protein, producing MKILVTAKRVEDPESKIKVKPDGSGIVQEGLKYKINPFDEIGVEEGLRLVAKHQGEVVVVSIGGKEVQEQLRHALAMGAHRAVWVNHTGPLDQLGIAGLLQKVVEKEKPDMVVLGKQSIDDDQNQVGQYLAEFLGWGQATFASKVESLESEQEKNKVPALVVGADGKTVRVVREVDNGLATLECQLPAIVTTDLRLNQPRYASLPGIMKAKSKPIEELTPAKLGVDVTPAIQVLKMSAPPARKAGIKVADVPALVEKLHNEAKVV from the coding sequence GTGAAGATCCTCGTCACCGCCAAGCGCGTGGAAGACCCCGAGTCGAAGATCAAGGTCAAGCCGGATGGCTCGGGCATCGTGCAGGAGGGGCTCAAGTACAAGATCAACCCCTTCGACGAGATTGGTGTCGAAGAGGGGCTGCGCCTCGTCGCGAAGCACCAGGGCGAAGTCGTCGTGGTGTCCATTGGCGGCAAGGAGGTGCAGGAGCAGCTCCGGCACGCCCTGGCCATGGGCGCCCACCGCGCGGTGTGGGTGAACCACACCGGCCCCCTGGACCAGCTCGGCATCGCCGGCCTGCTCCAGAAGGTCGTGGAGAAGGAGAAGCCGGACATGGTCGTCCTCGGCAAGCAGTCCATCGACGATGACCAGAACCAGGTGGGCCAGTACCTCGCCGAGTTCCTCGGCTGGGGCCAGGCGACGTTCGCCTCCAAGGTGGAGTCGCTGGAGAGCGAGCAGGAGAAGAACAAGGTGCCCGCGCTCGTCGTCGGCGCCGACGGCAAGACGGTGCGCGTGGTTCGCGAAGTGGACAACGGGCTGGCCACGCTGGAGTGCCAGCTGCCCGCCATCGTCACCACCGACCTGCGCCTCAACCAGCCGCGCTACGCCAGCCTCCCCGGCATCATGAAGGCCAAGAGCAAGCCGATTGAGGAGCTGACGCCGGCCAAGCTGGGCGTGGACGTCACGCCGGCCATCCAGGTGCTGAAGATGTCGGCCCCTCCCGCGCGCAAGGCGGGCATCAAGGTCGCCGACGTGCCGGCCCTGGTGGAGAAGCTCCACAACGAGGCGAAGGTCGTCTGA
- a CDS encoding electron transfer flavoprotein subunit alpha/FixB family protein, with amino-acid sequence MPIVLIIAEQQPDGHLRKATFNAIGAGKQLADKAGGELHVALVGKDPGKVADELKGYGAKAVHVGAAAELEHYLAETYAPALAALAQELKADYVGMASTAQGKDLMPRLAARLRAAMATDVMAFNGGGADVTFSRPMWAGNVFAEVKLTTPVKVFTLRATEFTAAQGGQGAAEVKTFTPKVEASKTKFVDFKEVKSARPELTEARVVVSGGRGTKGDFKEIEALADELGAAVGASRAVCDAGWVPNDLQVGQTGKVVAPALYIAAGISGAIQHLAGMKSSKTIVAINKDPEAPIFQVADYGIVADLFKVLPELRTELAKLK; translated from the coding sequence ATGCCAATCGTTCTCATCATCGCCGAGCAGCAGCCGGACGGGCACCTTCGCAAGGCCACCTTCAACGCCATTGGCGCCGGCAAGCAGCTGGCCGACAAGGCCGGTGGCGAGCTTCATGTCGCCCTGGTGGGCAAGGACCCCGGCAAGGTCGCCGACGAGCTCAAGGGCTACGGCGCCAAGGCCGTGCACGTGGGCGCCGCCGCCGAGCTGGAGCACTACCTCGCCGAGACGTACGCCCCGGCCCTGGCCGCGCTGGCCCAGGAGCTGAAGGCGGACTACGTGGGCATGGCCTCCACGGCGCAGGGCAAGGACCTGATGCCGCGTCTGGCCGCGCGCCTGCGCGCCGCCATGGCCACGGACGTCATGGCCTTCAACGGCGGCGGGGCCGACGTCACCTTCAGCCGCCCCATGTGGGCCGGCAACGTCTTCGCCGAGGTGAAGCTCACCACGCCGGTGAAGGTGTTCACCCTGCGCGCCACCGAGTTCACCGCCGCCCAGGGTGGCCAGGGCGCCGCCGAGGTGAAGACCTTCACCCCGAAGGTGGAGGCCTCCAAGACGAAGTTCGTCGACTTCAAGGAAGTGAAGAGCGCCCGCCCCGAGCTGACCGAGGCGCGCGTGGTGGTCTCCGGCGGCCGCGGCACCAAGGGCGACTTCAAGGAGATTGAGGCGCTGGCGGACGAGCTGGGCGCCGCGGTGGGCGCGTCCCGCGCGGTGTGCGACGCGGGCTGGGTGCCCAACGACTTGCAGGTCGGCCAGACGGGCAAGGTGGTGGCTCCGGCGCTCTACATCGCGGCCGGCATCAGCGGCGCCATCCAGCACCTGGCGGGCATGAAGAGCTCGAAGACCATCGTCGCCATCAACAAGGACCCCGAGGCCCCCATCTTCCAGGTGGCGGACTACGGCATCGTGGCGGACCTCTTCAAGGTCCTGCCCGAGCTGCGCACCGAGCTGGCCAAGCTGAAGTAG